In the genome of Rhodoferax fermentans, one region contains:
- a CDS encoding MBL fold metallo-hydrolase encodes MKVKFWGVRGSIASPGPATVRYGGNTTCIEVRTDNNELIILDAGTGIFPLSQSLLTELPVTANVLITHSHWDHIQGLPLFVPNFIPGNTLRLHGAYDPVTGKGVEQVMSVQLQYSYFPVREAELKARIEYVTLTPNESIQIGSATITPFMMNHPVIDFGYRIEANGKSVFFTGDHEPPPNIYEPQDPEFSEYQSFVDAKTADILQAMAGVDVLIADSSYTRAEYPAKKGWGHGTFDTSIEYAKLAGAKMLFCTHHEPTRSDDALDQVFEQVLLEHPRQAGDPIYRLAKEGDSYEF; translated from the coding sequence ATGAAAGTCAAATTTTGGGGTGTCCGGGGTTCGATTGCATCACCAGGGCCGGCCACCGTCAGGTACGGTGGCAATACCACCTGCATTGAGGTGCGCACTGACAACAACGAACTCATCATCCTGGATGCTGGCACCGGTATCTTCCCGCTGTCCCAATCCCTACTGACCGAGTTGCCAGTGACAGCCAACGTCTTGATCACCCATTCCCACTGGGATCACATCCAGGGGCTGCCTCTGTTTGTACCCAACTTCATCCCCGGCAACACCCTGCGCCTGCACGGTGCTTATGACCCGGTTACCGGCAAGGGAGTCGAACAGGTGATGTCGGTGCAACTGCAGTACAGCTACTTCCCGGTGCGTGAGGCGGAATTAAAAGCTCGCATTGAATACGTCACCCTCACGCCCAACGAGAGCATCCAAATTGGCTCAGCCACCATCACGCCCTTCATGATGAACCACCCGGTGATCGACTTTGGTTACCGTATCGAAGCCAATGGCAAGTCGGTTTTTTTCACCGGTGACCATGAACCCCCCCCCAATATTTACGAACCTCAGGACCCCGAGTTCTCCGAGTACCAGAGCTTTGTCGACGCCAAAACGGCCGACATCCTGCAGGCCATGGCGGGCGTCGATGTTCTGATCGCCGACAGCTCTTACACCCGCGCGGAATACCCGGCCAAAAAAGGCTGGGGGCACGGCACCTTTGACACCAGCATTGAGTACGCCAAACTGGCCGGGGCCAAGATGTTGTTTTGCACCCATCACGAACCGACTCGCAGTGACGACGCACTCGACCAAGTGTTTGAGCAGGTGTTGCTTGAACACCCGCGCCAAGCTGGAGACCCCATCTACCGACTGGCCAAAGAAGGCGATAGTTACGAGTTCTAG
- a CDS encoding NAD(P)H-hydrate dehydratase, translating to MQLITPSFHHPLHGVEQTRQLEHALAQTLPAHTLMQRAGLTVARLALAITPHAQRIWIACGPGNNGGDGLEAAWHLQQWGKHCVVTWLGDAGHAPADSAAAHQKLTEAGVLIQTKAPSGHFDLCIDALLGIGTSPREPQGPMADWIRLINAQGGPVLSVDLPSGLHADTGQTTRLSVQASHTLSLLTLKPGLFTAQGRDTAGAIWFDALGAETHTLGTVKPLARLNARPLVHTRQHASHKGSYGDVAVIGGAAGMTGAALLAASAALHAGAGRVFVGLLDDDALKVDAQQPELMFRSFRSLDLSSMTLVCGCGGGPVIQTVLHKVLTSQSPVVIDADALNEIAKDSTLQATLSARRGQKLATVLTPHPLEAARLLAISTHQIQGDRLAAAQAMAQRFGCTVVLKGSGTVIACPEQTPVINITGNARLASAGTGDVLAGMVGAQLAAGHTAFDAACRAVYQHGHLADTWSPELALTAKQLANGGPSCG from the coding sequence GTGCAACTCATCACACCCAGCTTCCACCACCCGTTGCACGGGGTGGAACAAACACGACAACTGGAACACGCCCTTGCCCAGACCCTGCCCGCTCACACACTGATGCAGCGCGCAGGACTGACCGTGGCGCGTCTGGCCTTGGCCATCACACCCCACGCACAACGCATCTGGATCGCTTGCGGCCCTGGCAACAACGGTGGCGATGGCCTGGAAGCCGCCTGGCACCTGCAGCAATGGGGTAAACACTGTGTGGTGACCTGGCTCGGAGACGCAGGACACGCTCCCGCCGACTCAGCAGCAGCTCACCAAAAACTGACTGAAGCAGGCGTCTTGATCCAGACAAAGGCGCCCAGCGGCCACTTTGACCTGTGCATCGACGCCCTGCTCGGCATAGGCACGAGCCCGCGGGAACCCCAAGGCCCCATGGCCGACTGGATCCGGCTGATCAACGCCCAAGGCGGGCCGGTACTGTCCGTTGATCTCCCCTCCGGCCTACATGCCGACACCGGCCAAACCACCCGGCTGTCCGTGCAAGCCAGCCATACCTTGAGCCTGCTCACCCTGAAACCCGGCCTGTTCACGGCCCAGGGACGCGATACGGCGGGTGCGATCTGGTTCGATGCCTTGGGGGCCGAGACACACACACTGGGCACTGTAAAGCCCCTGGCCCGTCTGAATGCCCGCCCCTTGGTGCATACCCGACAACACGCCAGCCACAAAGGCAGTTATGGCGACGTGGCGGTGATTGGTGGTGCCGCCGGTATGACCGGCGCGGCCTTGCTGGCCGCCAGCGCGGCATTACATGCCGGCGCGGGCCGGGTATTTGTCGGGCTGCTGGATGACGACGCTTTGAAGGTGGATGCTCAACAGCCAGAGTTGATGTTTCGCTCGTTCAGGTCGCTCGACCTGTCCAGCATGACACTGGTGTGTGGCTGCGGCGGTGGACCGGTGATCCAGACCGTATTGCATAAGGTTTTGACCTCTCAATCCCCTGTCGTGATTGATGCAGATGCTCTTAATGAAATAGCAAAAGACAGCACACTGCAAGCCACTTTATCGGCACGCAGGGGGCAGAAATTGGCCACCGTCCTGACACCGCACCCGCTGGAAGCGGCCCGATTGCTGGCAATAAGCACACACCAGATTCAAGGGGACCGGCTGGCTGCTGCCCAGGCCATGGCTCAACGCTTTGGTTGCACGGTGGTGCTCAAAGGCTCCGGCACGGTGATCGCTTGCCCTGAGCAAACACCAGTCATCAACATCACTGGCAACGCCCGCCTGGCCAGTGCGGGTACGGGCGATGTCCTAGCGGGCATGGTGGGCGCACAACTGGCTGCGGGTCACACAGCCTTCGATGCGGCCTGCCGCGCGGTCTACCAGCATGGCCACTTGGCAGACACCTGGTCGCCAGAGCTGGCTCTGACAGCCAAACAACTTGCCAACGGTGGCCCAAGCTGCGGCTAA
- a CDS encoding SurA N-terminal domain-containing protein — MFDIFRKHTKIMMILLFLLIIPSFVLFGIDRYNQAGQSDEVVAKVGSVEITKGQWELAHKNEVDRLRAARPELDAKLLDSPQARFAVLERLVRERVMLVAAEKANLQTSDARLARFLQEDPTIASLRQADGKLDMERYRQLAASQGLTPAGFENSVRQSISQQQVEAGIGRSGFVAAAPADVALSAFFEKREVQVANFLAKDYAARVNPSDADLESFYQANQALFKSPEHAKVEYVVLDMDSVKKGIKLAEADVRAYYEQNVARLSGVEERRASHILISAPKDAPAADRQKAQAQAQALLKAVRAAPDSFADVAKKNSQDTGSASKGGDLDFFARGAMVKPFEDAAFAMKKGEISDLVESDFGYHIIKLTDVKSPKPRSFEELRPGLESDLKTQQAQRKFAEFAELFTNTVYEQSDSLKPVAEKLGLEVKTADNLQRQPAAGATGVLASEKFLSALFASDSVENKRNTEAVETAVNQMASGRVVAYSPASTLAFAEVKPMVRARVVESRAVELARQEGAEKLAIWKKEPDQASLPGSVVVSRDQTQNLPTQLLTAALAADTTTLPAWVGVDLGANGYVVARINKVLPRDVASQANAAQDREQYARWWNVAETRAYYAALKDRLKVQVLVPVPAASVTQ, encoded by the coding sequence ATGTTCGATATTTTTCGGAAACACACCAAGATCATGATGATTTTGTTGTTTCTGCTGATCATTCCATCCTTTGTGTTGTTCGGCATTGATCGGTACAACCAGGCGGGACAGTCGGACGAGGTTGTTGCCAAAGTCGGATCTGTGGAAATCACCAAAGGACAGTGGGAGCTCGCACACAAGAACGAGGTGGACCGACTGCGCGCGGCCAGGCCGGAGTTGGATGCCAAATTGCTGGATTCACCGCAGGCACGTTTTGCCGTCCTGGAGCGCCTGGTGCGCGAACGTGTGATGCTTGTGGCTGCTGAAAAGGCCAATTTGCAGACCAGTGATGCCCGTTTGGCCAGGTTCTTGCAGGAAGACCCTACCATCGCGTCTCTGCGCCAGGCAGACGGCAAGCTGGATATGGAACGTTATCGGCAGTTGGCCGCCAGCCAGGGGCTCACCCCCGCAGGTTTTGAGAACTCCGTTCGCCAGAGCATTTCCCAGCAACAGGTTGAAGCCGGCATTGGCCGATCTGGTTTTGTGGCTGCAGCGCCAGCGGATGTGGCTTTGAGTGCTTTTTTTGAGAAGCGTGAAGTTCAGGTGGCCAATTTCCTGGCCAAGGACTATGCCGCCCGTGTGAATCCGTCTGACGCTGACCTGGAGAGCTTTTACCAAGCCAATCAGGCCTTGTTCAAGTCGCCTGAACATGCCAAGGTCGAGTACGTTGTCCTGGATATGGATTCGGTCAAAAAGGGCATCAAGCTCGCTGAGGCGGATGTGCGCGCCTACTATGAGCAAAATGTCGCGCGTCTGAGCGGTGTGGAGGAGCGCCGGGCCAGCCACATCCTGATCAGTGCGCCCAAGGATGCACCGGCCGCTGATCGGCAAAAGGCCCAGGCTCAGGCACAAGCTTTGCTCAAAGCTGTTCGCGCTGCACCTGACAGCTTTGCAGATGTCGCCAAAAAGAACTCTCAGGACACCGGTTCGGCCAGCAAGGGCGGAGATCTTGATTTCTTTGCACGGGGTGCCATGGTCAAGCCCTTTGAGGACGCTGCTTTTGCGATGAAAAAGGGCGAGATCAGTGACCTGGTCGAGTCTGATTTTGGTTACCACATCATCAAACTCACCGATGTCAAGTCGCCCAAGCCGCGCAGTTTTGAAGAGTTGCGCCCAGGTCTTGAGAGCGATCTCAAGACCCAGCAAGCCCAACGTAAGTTCGCTGAATTCGCGGAGCTTTTCACCAACACGGTGTACGAGCAGTCCGACAGTCTCAAACCCGTGGCCGAGAAGCTGGGTCTGGAAGTCAAGACGGCTGACAACCTGCAGCGCCAGCCAGCAGCCGGTGCCACGGGTGTCTTGGCCAGCGAAAAATTTCTCTCAGCTTTGTTTGCTTCAGACAGTGTGGAGAACAAGCGCAATACCGAAGCTGTCGAAACGGCGGTCAATCAGATGGCGTCAGGGCGTGTGGTGGCCTACAGCCCGGCGAGCACACTGGCTTTTGCAGAAGTGAAGCCGATGGTGCGTGCACGTGTTGTGGAGTCGCGTGCCGTTGAGCTTGCACGCCAGGAGGGCGCGGAGAAGCTGGCCATCTGGAAAAAGGAACCTGACCAGGCGTCATTGCCAGGGTCCGTGGTGGTGTCGCGCGATCAGACACAGAATTTGCCAACCCAGCTTTTGACGGCAGCCTTGGCCGCAGACACCACCACGCTGCCTGCTTGGGTGGGGGTCGATTTGGGGGCAAATGGTTATGTCGTGGCCCGCATCAACAAGGTGTTGCCACGTGATGTGGCCAGCCAAGCCAACGCAGCACAAGACCGTGAACAGTACGCACGGTGGTGGAATGTTGCTGAAACCCGAGCTTATTACGCGGCCTTGAAAGACCGCCTGAAGGTTCAAGTGTTGGTGCCTGTGCCAGCTGCTAGCGTTACACAATAA
- a CDS encoding HU family DNA-binding protein, with product MNKTELIDYVASNADIPKAVAARALEATISAVKLTLKQGDSVSLIGFGTFAVGKRAARVGRNPRTGASIKIKAAKVPKFRPGKALKDAIN from the coding sequence GTGAATAAAACAGAACTGATTGATTACGTAGCATCCAATGCTGACATTCCCAAGGCGGTTGCCGCACGGGCGCTTGAGGCCACAATCTCGGCGGTCAAGCTGACTTTGAAGCAGGGTGACTCCGTGTCTTTGATTGGTTTTGGCACATTTGCCGTCGGCAAGCGGGCTGCTCGAGTGGGGCGCAATCCTCGTACGGGTGCCTCGATTAAAATCAAGGCAGCCAAGGTGCCCAAGTTTCGACCTGGTAAGGCACTCAAAGACGCCATCAACTGA
- a CDS encoding nitroreductase — protein MEFLASQAAVDQAITSRMSVRAFSPQEVTKTVLMQLLALASRAPSGTNTQPWKVYVLQGASRDSLVAKVCAAHDALRANPELAAEYREEYDYYPETWLSPYLERRRENGWGLYGLLGIGKGDKDKMHVQHQRNFHFFDAPVGLMFTMDRAMGRGSLLDYGMFLQSLMIAARAHGLHTCPQAAWNSFANIIKPHIGAGVDEFLVCGMALGYADLSDPVNTFHTPRLVVNEFTTWLD, from the coding sequence ATGGAATTTTTGGCTAGTCAAGCCGCTGTGGACCAGGCCATCACGTCTCGCATGTCGGTGCGTGCCTTCAGCCCACAGGAAGTTACCAAAACGGTGTTGATGCAGTTGCTGGCACTGGCCAGTCGGGCGCCCTCTGGCACGAACACCCAGCCCTGGAAAGTTTATGTCCTGCAAGGTGCCAGTCGTGACAGCCTGGTGGCCAAAGTGTGTGCTGCCCACGATGCTTTACGCGCCAATCCAGAGCTGGCCGCCGAATATCGGGAAGAGTACGACTATTACCCTGAAACATGGCTCAGCCCCTACCTTGAGCGCCGCCGCGAGAATGGTTGGGGACTCTACGGTTTGCTTGGCATCGGCAAGGGTGACAAGGATAAGATGCATGTCCAGCATCAGCGGAATTTTCACTTTTTTGACGCCCCGGTGGGCTTGATGTTCACCATGGATCGTGCCATGGGTCGCGGCTCGTTGTTGGACTACGGCATGTTTTTGCAAAGCCTGATGATCGCTGCTCGCGCACACGGTCTGCATACCTGTCCACAGGCGGCCTGGAACAGCTTTGCCAACATCATCAAGCCACATATCGGTGCCGGTGTCGATGAGTTTCTGGTGTGTGGCATGGCCTTGGGTTATGCCGATCTGTCTGATCCCGTGAACACGTTTCATACACCGCGGCTTGTTGTGAACGAATTCACGACCTGGCTGGATTGA